One stretch of Acidiferrobacterales bacterium DNA includes these proteins:
- the clpP gene encoding ATP-dependent Clp endopeptidase proteolytic subunit ClpP, translating into MTSGNHFSQFDESAQLVPMVVETTGRGERAYDIYSRMLKERVIFLVGPIEDHMANLVVAQLLYLESESAEKDIHLYINSPGGTVNSGLAIYDTMQFVRPDVSTVCVGQAASMGALVLAGGAKGKRHALPHSRIMIHQPMGGFQGQATDIDIHAKEILRVRERLNRIMVKHTGKAMKTVNRDTERDNFMESQEALKYGIIDSVIENRK; encoded by the coding sequence ATGACTAGTGGCAACCACTTTTCTCAGTTCGACGAAAGTGCGCAGTTGGTTCCGATGGTGGTTGAAACCACCGGACGCGGTGAGCGTGCCTACGACATCTACTCACGCATGCTGAAGGAACGGGTAATCTTTCTGGTGGGCCCGATCGAGGACCATATGGCGAATCTGGTTGTCGCTCAATTGCTTTATCTGGAATCTGAAAGCGCGGAAAAGGACATACATCTTTATATCAACAGTCCAGGCGGCACTGTCAATTCAGGGCTGGCCATCTACGATACCATGCAGTTTGTCAGACCGGATGTGAGTACTGTCTGCGTTGGACAGGCTGCCAGCATGGGTGCATTGGTTCTCGCCGGCGGTGCGAAAGGCAAGCGTCATGCGCTTCCGCACTCCAGAATCATGATCCATCAGCCGATGGGTGGATTTCAGGGGCAGGCGACTGACATTGACATCCACGCCAAGGAGATACTCAGGGTACGCGAGCGCTTGAACAGGATCATGGTCAAGCATACGGGCAAGGCCATGAAGACTGTCAATCGGGATACCGAACGCGACAATTTCATGGAGAGTCAGGAAGCTCTGAAGTACGGAATAATTGATTCTGTAATTGAAAATCGCAAGTGA